A stretch of Candidatus Bipolaricaulota bacterium DNA encodes these proteins:
- a CDS encoding VanW family protein produces the protein MAKEEKEKKNFKNPGRLFFVAAGVFLFGALAFAFVFTYQKSHEGKIYDRVWVGETELSKATIDLAKLAMSKEFNDKYDQGFVFVYGDKREKTLNDYEVLLGVEAQMAAPDFEKTAQDAFGVGRSGNVLIDLKDQLFGLIFGKRIDLSFSLNRDYLIDQLKEAFGEFEDNARSAEIEVSVKSKVNKEMEVKIIPEKEGVGFDYEKYADMLADKITRLDNSDISMKLEKQSPAIKAADAGGIAQKTTELVADNDEINFVFEDQKWTASWYDYVSWLALDKADKNEVILTFDKTKFEEFLQPIIKEINIAPKNARFELADGKVTEFQLSKNGREINIDQTFDGLINLFFKSGENEIKLAVEEKLPDVNTENIADMGIRELIGSGTSNFSGSPANRRYNIKIGSNSLHGILIKPGEEFSLVKNLGRIDGSTGYLPELVIRGNKTVPEFGGGLCQVATTMFRAAIDTGLPVTERKPHSYRVSYYEPAGTDATIYDPSPDLKFINDTGQYILIQTAISGDTLTYEFWGTFDGRTVEVTEPKIFNITYPGPTKEIESPDLAPGVRKCTERAHNGADAVFYRIITPASGDAINETWSSTYRPWQAVCLVGPSEAPVEESSSDAPVTPEN, from the coding sequence ATGGCAAAGGAAGAGAAAGAAAAAAAGAATTTTAAAAATCCGGGTCGGTTGTTTTTCGTGGCGGCCGGCGTTTTTTTGTTTGGCGCCTTGGCTTTTGCGTTCGTTTTTACTTATCAAAAATCCCATGAGGGCAAGATATATGATAGAGTGTGGGTCGGTGAAACGGAATTATCCAAAGCCACCATTGATTTGGCCAAACTGGCGATGAGCAAGGAATTCAATGATAAGTACGATCAGGGCTTTGTTTTTGTTTACGGCGATAAACGAGAAAAAACATTAAACGACTATGAGGTGCTTTTGGGCGTGGAGGCGCAAATGGCCGCGCCTGATTTTGAAAAAACGGCGCAGGACGCCTTTGGAGTCGGACGTTCGGGCAATGTGTTGATTGATTTGAAGGATCAATTGTTCGGTTTGATTTTCGGGAAAAGGATAGACTTGTCGTTTTCTTTGAACCGCGATTATTTAATCGATCAGCTCAAAGAGGCTTTCGGAGAATTCGAGGACAATGCCAGATCGGCTGAAATCGAGGTGTCCGTGAAGTCGAAAGTCAATAAAGAAATGGAAGTGAAAATAATTCCCGAAAAAGAAGGCGTGGGTTTTGATTACGAAAAGTACGCGGACATGCTGGCGGATAAAATAACGAGATTGGACAATAGCGACATTTCGATGAAACTGGAAAAGCAATCTCCGGCCATCAAAGCGGCCGATGCCGGCGGCATTGCGCAAAAAACAACGGAGTTGGTGGCGGACAATGACGAGATAAACTTTGTTTTTGAAGATCAAAAATGGACGGCGTCCTGGTATGATTACGTCTCTTGGTTGGCCTTGGACAAAGCTGATAAAAACGAAGTGATTTTGACTTTCGATAAAACGAAATTTGAGGAATTTCTTCAGCCCATAATCAAGGAAATTAATATCGCGCCAAAGAACGCCAGATTTGAATTGGCGGACGGCAAAGTGACCGAGTTTCAATTGAGCAAAAACGGCAGAGAGATAAATATTGATCAAACATTCGATGGATTAATCAATCTGTTTTTCAAGTCCGGAGAAAATGAAATAAAATTGGCGGTTGAAGAAAAATTGCCTGATGTGAATACGGAAAACATCGCGGACATGGGCATCAGAGAATTGATCGGATCGGGCACATCCAATTTCAGCGGCAGTCCGGCAAACAGAAGATATAACATTAAAATCGGTTCGAATTCATTGCATGGAATATTGATAAAGCCGGGCGAAGAATTTTCTTTGGTGAAAAATCTCGGCAGAATCGACGGCAGCACCGGTTATTTGCCCGAGCTGGTGATTCGAGGCAATAAGACCGTGCCGGAATTTGGCGGCGGTTTGTGCCAAGTGGCCACAACTATGTTTCGCGCGGCGATTGACACCGGTTTGCCGGTTACGGAAAGAAAACCGCATTCATACAGAGTTTCATATTACGAGCCGGCCGGAACAGACGCCACCATTTACGATCCCAGTCCTGATCTGAAATTCATCAATGACACGGGACAGTATATTTTAATTCAAACCGCAATTTCCGGAGATACTTTGACCTATGAATTTTGGGGCACGTTCGATGGCAGAACAGTGGAAGTCACTGAGCCTAAAATTTTTAATATTACCTATCCCGGTCCGACCAAGGAAATCGAATCCCCGGATCTGGCTCCCGGAGTGAGAAAATGCACGGAGCGGGCGCACAATGGAGCGGACGCGGTTTTCTACAGAATCATCACCCCTGCTTCGGGGGACGCAATCAATGAAACTTGGTCCAGTACTTATCGGCCATGGCAGGCGGTGTGCTTGGTCGGGCCCAGCGAAGCTCCGGTAGAAGAAAGTTCCAGTGATGCCCCGGTGACCCCTGAAAATTAA
- a CDS encoding DUF3006 family protein, which translates to MKVKIYLDRIEEGKAVFLTDTKKQLIIDSDLFEEKLKEGQVFWLDFSVDEKEAEDKSELAKKILNEIISDN; encoded by the coding sequence ATGAAAGTGAAAATTTATCTTGATAGAATCGAGGAGGGCAAAGCTGTTTTTTTAACGGACACAAAAAAACAATTGATAATCGACAGTGATTTGTTTGAAGAAAAATTAAAGGAAGGGCAAGTGTTTTGGCTTGATTTTTCAGTTGATGAAAAAGAAGCCGAGGACAAAAGCGAATTGGCTAAAAAAATATTGAACGAAATAATTTCGGATAATTAA
- the clpP gene encoding ATP-dependent Clp endopeptidase proteolytic subunit ClpP produces the protein MNLIPTVIEKTNFGERAYDIYSRLLKERIIFLGSTIDDNVANTVIAQLLFLESEDPKKDIKLYINSPGGSVTAGMAIYDTMQYIKPDVSTICIGLAASMGAVLLAAGAKDKRFSLPNSEILIHQVMGGAEGQASDIKIRAERILKIKDRLNEILSKHTGQPVATVEKDSDRDNFMSPQEAKDYGLIDKIF, from the coding sequence ATGAATTTGATACCAACAGTCATTGAAAAAACCAATTTCGGCGAAAGAGCTTATGATATTTATTCAAGATTGCTCAAAGAACGCATAATTTTTTTGGGTTCAACCATTGACGATAATGTAGCCAACACCGTAATCGCTCAATTATTGTTCCTGGAAAGCGAAGATCCCAAAAAAGATATCAAATTATATATCAATAGTCCCGGCGGTTCTGTCACTGCCGGCATGGCGATTTATGACACCATGCAGTACATAAAACCCGATGTATCCACTATTTGCATCGGCCTGGCCGCCAGCATGGGGGCCGTGCTTTTGGCTGCCGGAGCCAAAGACAAAAGATTTTCTCTGCCCAATTCCGAAATACTGATTCATCAAGTCATGGGCGGCGCCGAGGGCCAAGCTTCCGACATTAAAATCAGAGCGGAACGGATATTAAAAATCAAAGATCGTCTAAACGAGATTTTATCGAAGCACACGGGGCAACCCGTAGCAACGGTTGAAAAAGACTCTGATAGAGACAATTTTATGAGCCCGCAAGAAGCGAAAGATTACGGATTAATCGATAAGATATTCTAG